The DNA window GCGAAGGCCCGGAAATGGTCTCGGCGAACTTCGTCATCCCCTACCCGCCGGGCTTTCCGATCATGGTGCCCGGCCAGGTCATCACCGCCGACACCATCGCCTTCATGCGCAAACTGGACGTCAAGGAAATCCACGGCTACCACGCCGCGCAGGGCATCAAGCTGATCACCCCCAGCAAGCTGGCCAGTCGTCGCGCCAGCTCCGTGCAATGACCGAACCCACCGAATGCGGAGGCAGCTGTCATGCAAGCATTTTTCCAGTTTTTGGCTGACAACCCTTACATCCTGCTGTTTTTCACGGTGGGCATGGCGGTCCTGGTCGGCAAGTTTTCGGTCAAGGGCTACGGCCTGGGCATGGTCGCCGCTGCCGTGGTGGTGGGTGCGGCGCTGGCCACGTGGGCATCGACCTACGGGGTGAAGCTGCAGCTCGACAACTTCGCCAAGTCGCTCTTCTATTACCTCTTCATGTACGGCGTGGGCCTGCGCGTGGGTCCGGCGTTCTTCAACAGCCTGAAGAAGGACGGCATTACCTTCACCATCCTGGCCGTGGTGTGCTCGGTGCTGGGCCTGGCGCTGGTGGTGCTCATGTCCAAGTGGCTGGAACTGCCCGCCGGCGCCGCCGGTGGCGTGCTGGCCGGCTCGCAGACCATGTCCGCGGCGATCGGCACGGCCGAGATGGCGATGGAGCAAGGCGCCTACAAGGTCCCCACCGGATCCACCGCCGAACAGGTCTCCGGCATGATCGCGCTCGGCTACGGCGTGACCTACATCTGGGGCACAGTCGGCATCATCCTAATCTGCAAGTACCTGCCGCGCTGGTGGGGCGTGGATGCCAAGAAGGCCGCGCGTGAATACGAACAGGCCAATGGCGTGCGCAACGTCGATGACGCCGCCCTGAGTGGCTATCGCGGCGGTGGCCTGCGCGCCTACCGGCTGGACAACGCACAAGTGGCGGGCCAGACCATCGCGCAGTTCCGCAAGACCTATCCGCAGTATCGGATCGCCAACGTCCGCCGCGGCGACGAGTCGCTGGGCTCGGCCACCGATCTGGTGCTCAAGCAGGGCGACGTGATCGCGCTGGGCGGCAAGCTCGGCGATCTCACCGCCAACCTGGGCCTGATTGGCGCCGAAGTGGATGATCCGCAGGCGCTCAACATCCCGCTGGATCAGGCCGAGATCCTGGTCACCGAAAAATCCTTCGTCGGGCAAC is part of the Pseudoxanthomonas indica genome and encodes:
- a CDS encoding aspartate:alanine exchanger family transporter; translated protein: MQAFFQFLADNPYILLFFTVGMAVLVGKFSVKGYGLGMVAAAVVVGAALATWASTYGVKLQLDNFAKSLFYYLFMYGVGLRVGPAFFNSLKKDGITFTILAVVCSVLGLALVVLMSKWLELPAGAAGGVLAGSQTMSAAIGTAEMAMEQGAYKVPTGSTAEQVSGMIALGYGVTYIWGTVGIILICKYLPRWWGVDAKKAAREYEQANGVRNVDDAALSGYRGGGLRAYRLDNAQVAGQTIAQFRKTYPQYRIANVRRGDESLGSATDLVLKQGDVIALGGKLGDLTANLGLIGAEVDDPQALNIPLDQAEILVTEKSFVGQPLRTLASEDFAGQLQVTRLERSGEPMPVGADTELKRLDVLFVTGLKSAVDKAAGLLGKVARPSSATDLLTLSGGMVLGLLIGKINVPVGDFSVGLGNAGGLLLSGILVSSVVSRLRYFGSTPNAARNILEDLGLVTFIAIVGINAGATLLEQLTGSVAVKIFLAGFVASTVPPFITWAIGYHIFKINPAVLMGGVAGSRSHSGPAREAAKEIDSTVPWVGFPVGYAVSGVLYTVFGYFAMVLSQ